TACTGAAACAGTTCATAAGTATTAAACACCATTATTATATGTAGGTCTTCCAAGCTTGCTTTTTGcttcactgtttttgttttgtgttttggtaGATGAGTCAGTTGAAAGTGAGCTGCTGTCACAGAGTCAGACTAAAACTTACAGAGAAAAGGTAAGTGTGACAGAACTAAGGTCTATGACCTCAAGCAAGTTCCTTCTAGGCCTTGGGTGTCTCTGTCAGTAAAATGAGTTGGTTGAACTCAGAGGTCTTCTTGGCTGCTCCCAGGTCATTCAGTCTGTGGTTCTCTGGACAGTTCTGACTGCAGTGGCCTCAGCCTCACAGAGAgcagtcctgctccatctgggGCAGCTGTGTGCCGGTATTGGGAACCTACTCTCAGTGCTGATACAGGCGTGGTGTAACACATGTTTTTAGGATTTATTACAAATCTCAAAAAATACTGGTTGTAGCCTGGAAATTTTCACATTAAAACAAAGTAAACTTCAGGGTTTTTGAGTAGAAGGTTCCTACAGAGGTCATCTCCCCCCAGGTTGGTAAATACAATCCCTCGTGGTACATGGAGCAACTGTACCGAGAAGGGGTGTGAGGCTCCCTCAGCCTCGGGGAAGGAGTGATGTCATCTGTTGGCAGTGTCTGTTGTGGGTGTAGGATGGGAGAATGTAAACTGTGCCACAGATTACCAGCTCAGTTCTAGTCAGGTCTTTTCGTTTTACAGATGTTGTTAATGATTTGTAAATAGCCCTTTACAGTTTATAAAACAAGCACTTATTCAAATCTGCTAGTATCACCTGATTTACAGGTGAGGCGATGATGGCTCAGGGAGCCTGTGAGAGTTTCCCTGTGTCACACAGCTAGAAGTAGCAGTGCCAGGCCTGCACCCAGTAACTGAGTTTTCTCTTCCACAGATGGATTCTTGCATTGAAGCCTTTGGTACCACCAAACAGAAGCGAGCTCTGAACTCCAGGAGAATGAACAGAGTTGGCAATGAATCTTTGAATCTTGCAGTAGCTAAAGCCGCAGAGAATATCATTGATACGAAGGGGGTGACTGGTAAGCGGCTGGGGCTTTGGGTAAGAGTCTGCCCATAAAGACAGCTTTCTCTTCTTTTGAGATCTTTGGCCTGCTCCACAATGGAAATGATGGGAATTAGAGGCTggattctttctctcactgagggCATCCTCAGGACAGGCTCTGGAAGTAGTAGGAAACATGACAGATGGCCCTGCCCTCAGCGAGCTCACAGACAAGTAGAGGAGACAGACGTGTGAATGGATGTGTGCACCACTGTGTTCCTGGTGCCCTTGTTGCAGCCTGCAGGGCAGTTTGGGCACAGAGGAGGGAGGAGGCCTCAGTTTTTTCTGTTGAGTCACAGGGAGGCTTTGGTCAAAAAAAGCTTGATGCGATGATGATTGACCTGGGCCACTAGAGACACCCTTTCACTTTGAGATCAGCGGACAATGTGGCAAGGCGTTGTGTCTTTGGACCTTTTTCTGGTCCTGAATTCCTAGGCAGCTTGAgtatttaattgtattatttaaaCATGTATTTGTTGTTAAAAGGCATTataagaacacaagagaaagtttATATAAAAGCAGTTTTTCCATTAAGAGTAGAattttagtaatttaaaaaaaattttccacaCCCTATGATTATATAAATAtctttatatgttttcttttaatacattcagttttatgtttttacGTTTAAACCTTAActttgtgaagtttttttttttttttttgccatatggtgtgagatatggatctaattttatattttccaaaCAATTTAGCTAGTTGTTCCCAACGCTGTCCTTTCCTTTTGTAAAAGATGATTTAAAAAGTCTTTATCATTTGACTACCTTCCTAAAACACTTAGTTGTgttgttctgttccattgttctgacTGCTTATCtggtagcagtaccaggctgttttgattatagcAGCCTTATCATTTGGTTTATTGTCTGATAGGACAAATTCATCCTTATTTTCCACAAGTGTATATTAGCTTTTATAGCATGTTATTTCTTCCAGGTGATCTTAATTATTttgttaatttccttcaagatccAGTTGGGGAGAGCCAGCACCTTTATACCCGGGAACATAGGTCTCACCATTGATTCAAAGACACACTTTAATATCTAAGTAAAATTTTTTGACTTTTTCGTTTACTTCTGGTATTAAAGGacatttaaaaagagaaacagtTTACCCATATTCCTGTCATTCCATCAGACCAACTATTacaattttttctgttttcttctccatCCTTCTTTATATGCATACTTAATTCTTACATGTTTATTTTTGTAAGGTAGTTACAATTTTATATTCTGACTCTCCCCTCTCCCCGACCCTCTGGTTTCAATATGTGGAGAAATTTTCTGGACGTTAAACTGTTAAAGACTATTTTGAATCTCCCTCATTTCTAGCTCCTCTCATATGGTACTATATTAGTATATCTGTTTATCCCAACTACACTCTAAGTTACTTGAGTGGGGAACCATAGTGCTTGGTTAATGTTTGTTTCGTGAGTGAACATAGTAGTCCTGGAGCGGTCACCCGATGGGGAGGTTGGGTCAGGTTGGTGGAAACATTCAGATGAGGTGTTTGTGGACCAGTTGTGGTCTTGAGTGCACGGGTTGCAAAGAGTGTTGGGGAACCTGAAGCCATGCAGGGTGGTACTGACGCTGATTGATCCTCTTTTGAAAAGCTCTGGTTAGTGATGCCATGCAGGATGACTTGCAAGATGGTTCTGTGTACCTTCCTCCCTGTTACGCTGACGCAGACAAGCCGGAAGACGTGTATAAATTTGAAGATCGTATCCTTTTTGCGGTAGAAAATCTGCCTCGTTTCACAAATCGGGATGTTTGCATAGGAATGGCACAGCCAGGCTCTGAGGGTGTCCGTGTTCCTGTGACCTTCACAAAGACTACATGCAAACCTCTGCAGTTGCTCCAGTGTTGTTCCTGGGAGGTCAGCTGGGCTTCCTCACTAGCTGAGGGATCTGCTTCAGCCCCAGCCCCTCACCCTGTTCCTCAGCAAGATGCCAAATGCCCACTGCTCAGACCTTGGGGCCCCTCTCCCTCAGCACTCAAAATGGGACTTGAGTCTGCCAATGCCCAAAGTCTAGAGCAGACTAATTTTGTAAAAGGAAGGATTGTAGCTTAGAATTTCACTTCTCAGGGGCCTAGTCAGATAGAAGATGCCGCAGTGGCTTTATGATaagaaagagaaggcagaaaagtcCAGGCATTTGATAGGTAGCCACTGTGTTTTCAGCTTGTTCACAGCAGTCACCTTGTTGACTTGTTTAGCAGGTAACAGCTTGTCTGCCGGGATGTGAACAGATCACACATTGCCCCAGAGTCTCCCATCAAAGCAGAGCTCCTTAGATGCATAATACTAtgatcatttttttgttttttccattcacATACCATTCTTGTGACAATTCcatcctttctcctttctctgctgTTGGGGTAGGAGACTTGGCATCCTCCTTATGTTAAGTTCTTTTATGCTGAAGGACAGTTTTAAGACCTCAGCTGTACAGAATCAGATTAATTGTAGTCCTCATTTCCTGACAGGTGTTAGTTACTGTTGGTTTGGGACAGTTTTAAACTCACTTTAAACTTAACTACTTCAGAGTTTCTGCCTTTACCCATGATAACAATTTCACCAGTAATAACAATGGCCTCTCTGTGATACTTCCCTGTTTACAAAACACTTTGCAGCGTACTGGTTGCCCCTCCTGTAATGAGCCCAGGATGGCAGCAGGGCAGCGACTCATTCCCTAccctctccttttttcctttttgtttggcagtttttttaaacagctttattgagatattatCACATACAACACAATTCACCCACTTAATGTGTACAACTCAATGTTTTTTAAGTATATTCCCAGGGTTGTGCAACTATCATTGCAGTCTAATTTTAGAACGTTTTCTTTCCCCCTAAAAGAACCCCCGTGTCCATTAGCAGTCACCCCTCATTCCCCACCACcactcccagcccctggcaaccacttaaCGTATATCAGGGTATTGATGTTTGAGTTTTTACATGTTGGTTATTAGGGGTAacactgctataaacattcatacaccagctttgtgtggacatacgttttcatttcttttgggtgtgTACCTAGTAATGCAATTGCTACATCATATGGTAACTGTACGTTTAACCCtttgaggaactgtcagactGTTTTCAAAAGCATCTGCCATTTCACCAGCAATGTAGAAGGGTTCcagttccacatcctcaccaccaCTCGTTACTGTGTGTCTTTGATTAGAGCCATCCTAGGGGCGTGAAGTGTTATCTCATGGTTTTACTTGCCATTTCCCTCATGGCTATTGATTTTggtcatttttatttatatacacacacacacgtacttttttttgtactttagatggaggtgtacagaactggtttctcattaaacagtacgtacattgttttatgacattggttaacacccACACGACATGTCAgcagtctcccttctcaaccttaggttccctattaccagctctcctgtcccctcctgccttctagtccttgcccatgggctgtcatgcccctttagtctcattttgttttatgggcctgtctaatctttggctgaagggtgaacctcaggagtggcttcattactgagctaaaagggtgtctgggagccatactctcggggtttctccagtctctgtcaggccagtcagtCTGGTTTTtcttggtgagttagaattttgttctacgtttttctccagctctgtccaggaccctctgttgtgatccctggattttgagcatctttccatattgttattggccatttgtatatctttggagaaatgtcctaTTGCCTTTTAACTGATGAGAAGCTGGGTCTGAGGATGGCGAAGTGACTTGCCCCTGGTCGTACAGCTTAGTAACAGACAAAGGACTAGAACCAGAATTGCTGGTTCCCTGATcaaaactgtttgtaccacagcTGTGACAGCACCTTTTGTTCTTTCCCTTCATGCCTTTTAATTTAAATTGCTTGTATTTTCTCTTGCTTAAACAAAAGGTAGTTAGGATGGGCTAATTGGAGAGAGTCTTCAACAGAATATTGACGAGCTTGAGTTGATAACCTTGCCTAGGATTGTCCTAGACAATACCTGTACAGAGAGTTAATGCTGTGCTGCAGAGAGAGGTGACTTAGGGGCTGCCTAGGCCCACGTGGTGCTGAGGATGGGCTGTGGCATCAGATGACTTGGCTTTAAGCTCtgtcacttaccagctgtgtggccttgaacaAGTGTGTTAACTGCTGTAAGCCTCTATTTTCTTAACTGGAAAAATGAGGCTAGCCGTTCTTGTCTTGCCTCTTAAATGGGTTGCTTGTGAGGCTCAGATGAGAGAATGAATATGAAAGATTTTTGAAATACAAATATAAGTAGACTTTCCTGTCTCAGGAACAGGATGgcctcaacagcaaagggttgactgtacataaaaaagaaaaaaaaaactggggaagAAATTAAGGGGATGGGGGAAGGGCTAGTTTGATGTTTCCATTTTGGTTGGATTGGGTTCTTGACCTGTAACTAGTTCTTTCCCCTGCTGAGTATGAAGCTCTTAAAAGTCCATCTGAAGTATTCAGGACTGTCACATCAGAAGAAATACTGAAGATGATTGAAGAGAACAGGTATCCCCACTTGGGCAGGTGGAAGGTCTGTGGGAGTGATGTTGGGACACAACAGCAGTCAGACATGAAGCGGGACCTTTGGTGTCAGTGAGGAGGCATGTCTGTCCAGCATTTGAACGTGAATGAGCCAGCGTTTCCTTGAATGTTTGGGCCTCCAGGCCTGTTATTCCAAGGCTGTCAGTGGTGTTCAAGGGAGAGAGTTGGTATCTGGTATGTGGAACCCAGCACGGGGCAGAAGGGTGGTGAGTTGGGGCAGGAACCAGAGAAgttgcctaaaatatttactctctagcCCTCTACTGACACCTGCACTAAGCCATGCAGGTAATGTTGAGTGTGATGGCCCTTCATTGACTGTTGAGTGTGTCAGGTGTGAGAGGTGCCTGCTGTTCTCATTATGAGGGAGTAAATGGTTTCTGACAGACCCCATCTTATCCTAATACATGCCTCCCTTTCCCTTCTTGTTTTAGACACTGTTCCTTTGTCATTGAAGCACTGAAGTCCTTGCCATCAAATGAGGAGAGCCGAGACCGCCAGGCCCGATGCATTTGGTTCCTGGACACCCTCATCAAATTTCGAGCTCAGAAAGTGATTAAGCGGAAAAGTAAGCCCATGACAGGCATTTTATTCTAGTTATTTTTCAGTCCATTATTTGCTTATAAATCTTAAATCAGCTCTaatgagagaagaaaaaggaTTTGTCTGTCCAGGTCTTTATTTTTAACTGTGCAACACTGAGAGTCCTCTTAGTACCGCTGACATGCCATGAGGACATGCCaaactcttttctctgtttggcTCTCCcattttcttatctgaaaatgGGGAAAGGTGGGATTATATGATTGCTTAGAGCCTACGTTCATTGCCTCTGTTCTGCATTAGGCAAAGTATAGTATCCAGGTCAAATCAAATGAAAACTTTAAGGGACTGTTACAACAAACATCAGTTACGTAGGGAGAAAAAATCGGCCTTGCTTATGGAGGTTTAATGGGTTGCTTGTGAAGAGGGGTTGGGTTGTGTCAACTAATTTTTGTCTGGGAGAGAGCCAGTTTCTGATGGTAACCTCAGTGCTGCCTGTAGCTAGGGCCATGGGTGGCTCCCATACCCTCTAACTCGCCCAGAGTTGGAAACCTAGTAGGAGACATTCACGGTTTTAAGCACCAGGTGTATTTGGGTCATTGTTACTGTGACTGGGGACCAAGAGTACATTCATATTTTTTGGTGTTTGCTTTCAAACTCTCTAGGCCTCACTTGagtctattttttcatttttgctccCATGCCATCACAAACGTCTCTCGTGTGTATGATCTGAAGGCTGAAGTACACCTGAGCATACTGTCATTTTAAAGTGGCTGGCTGTGCTTCTCAAACCATATTACAGTGGCCCAGCTGTTGGTCGCTTCTCCCAGCTCATAGATGAGACATGGCCTAAGGGTTTTGAAAGATGATGATTAAGCTCAACTTTGTGTTGTAGGTGCCTTGGGACCTGGAGTTCCACACATCATCACCACCAAACTCCTGAAGCACTTTACCTGTTTGACTTACAACAATGGCAGGTCAGGGGAGTTCATGTCCCAGTTTCTGCTTGTGAAGTAGAAAGCAGGTTGGGGGCAAGGGGTGGAAGTGGGAAGTAGGGGCTTGGCTTCAATTCCAAGTCCGAGATATACAGTGCTGAAGAGAGCACTGACATTTGGAAGGGTTCTGGGATCAAGTTTAAGAAACATTTGTATGTACTGTATTCTCCTTGGAGAAATTTACTTATATTTTTGCAATAGTGAAGGCTCTGGAAAGTCCTACAACAAAGACTTATTTCACTTCACACGCTCCTTTCGAGGAACCCTTCCTAAAGTCCCAGAACTCGTGTTCTGTGGAAGGGCAGTGTTGCAGAAAAGGGCAGGTTAACGTGATGACGAGGAAAGAACCCCAGGCAGCGTGCTGGGGCTTCCTTCCTGCCATCTACTTGGATCGTGCTGCCTGCTCCTGCATGTGCTTGGGAGAGTCATCAGCAACTACATTTGGGGTGACTGTTTTCCCATCAGCCCTGCTGAGCAGATAAAGGACAAAGACTCAGGGGTCCTCACCAGTGAGAAGCTCTAACTGTGCCTGGGGAAAGTGTAGGGCTGCCTTTCCCTGTCCCACTTGGAGGGAAACACTGGGATTGGCTTACTGTTGCACTGTGTGTGAAGGCTCAGGCACCTTTAAAGGGACAAGGAATGCTGCCTCAATTCCTTCTCCCTTTCCCCAAGGTGGTAAAACATGGAGTGTGTATGAGAACAGTATTAGATGTTTTTGCTTTTGGAGAAATCAACTTAAGAGTTTAATTTTGTGTTCCCTTTACTATCACTGATTCTGCAGTTTACGGAACTTAATTTCGGATTCAATGAAGGCAAAGATTACTGCATATGTAATCATACTGGCCTTGCACATAAATGACTTCCAGGTTGACCTGACGATGTTGCAGAGGGACCTGAAGCTCAGTGAGAAAAGGTGAGCACAACAGCATAAAAAGCTCCCCCGTGAaactgttgccaccaagtcgattccaactcatagcaaccctttaggacagagtagaactgcccccaaaggtttagctggtggattcgaactaccagccttttagttagcagtcgagctcttaaccactctgccaccacggGGACTTAATGTAGCCACAAAACCATAATTTGGCCTTTGCACTAATCTTTGTGGGCTTGCATTTGTTCATTCGTGTTAAGAAATTTGCCCAGATAATGGGCAGAAATGTTTCCATTTACCTTTATTAGTGTGACTATAATTAGTATGATGTATTACTAGTTCCACTGGAAAGCGTGAGGCACCATCAAGGGAACTGGGGACGTTTTGTATGGGAAGGACTTGGGACCAGGTGTGGGGATTCAGGAAGGTAGGGCCTGGGGAAGTTGGAATCAAAAGCTCTCACAATTtcggtgagtgaatgaatgaacaaccaGACACTACTGAGTTTCTTCTCTATACTATGCACGGTATGAATTCTGAAGTATTATCTCTTTGATTTTCCTAAAAAAACAATTGAGGAATCTGGGTTTCAGAGAAGTAAatgacttccccaaggtcactcagccaaGAAGGGGAATAGTTGGACTTCAGCCCTCAGCATCCTGCTCCTTTATAACCAAGCAGCCTCCACTCTCTGGATTGTTGTCACTGGGGAGGAGGATTCTGTATGGCCCAGAGCAGTGAAACTCATGGGTGGAAGTTGTAAGAAAACCCAGTTTTTCAGCTTAGCAAAAATAACTTTTTCAGAGTCAGATGGAAGGGGCTGCCACGGGATTCGTTCAAGGCAAGGCGGAGCTGTTGTTTGGGAGGGATGCCACGTTTGGGCTTCCCTGACTGGGCTGGGAGAGTGACGGAGATAACCTTTAAGGTCCCCTCTAACTGTTAGCAGGGATTTAGACTGAGTAGAGGACAGAACTCCCCAGGGTCCTGAACTGTGGGGTCAGTTGGCCTTTGTTGGTAATTTAGGGGCATCTGATGTCCAAGGACCCTGATGGCATTTCAGGGGAGCCTGTGAAAACACCCTTGTATGGAGTCTCTTGCAGTCAATCTGGAATGTTAATTCTGAGGGTTGTCCGCAAATGACATTCTCATAAGCAGTGAGTTTGAAAGATCAGAGAACAGATACTGGAGTCTGTAAAATTCTAGCACGTGCCCTACCCTAGTTGCATTTATAGCTTGCCATAGGAAGCAAAGAACATTATTAATAGGGATCTAGATAACCTGGTTTTCCATCACCTATATAGTTGTTTTCTAATGGCAACACATTTAAGTGAAGTTGTCCAGCTGATGGCTTTGAGGGGGATCTTGTCTGCCTCTCTGCTGGGGCTTTGCTTAATGGCCACTTCGGGGAATTTTGGAGCATGAGTGTACCACTCCCTCCTGCCAAGCCTCACTGGGCAGTGACATTGAGGGGTGTGTGTCCATTTGTTCCTTCCTTAGGATAATTGAGATAGCGAAAGCCATGAGGCTGAAGATCTCAAAAAGAACGGTGCCTGTGGTAGCCGGCAGGGAAGAAGAGCACAGACTGGGCACCCTGTCCATCCCGCTGCCTCCAGCCCAGACCTCGGACCACCAGTCAAAACGGAGGAGAGTCACCTAGCTGTCTGCTTTCCACACAGAGCATTTTGGCCACGTCATAGCCACTTCTTCTCctcatttcctcttttatttttagaaagaaaggaaaaaagaagcctTGCTTTGGTGCAGGTATGAAGCCAGAAGCCTGCATCTCAGTCATGCTTGTCTTAAGCAGAAATATAGAGTGATGGCCAGATTGGATTTCATCTTCCTCCTTTGGTTTTGCTGTGATTATAAATGGCATGCGTTACTCGTGTTGGTTTACGGGTGTGGGGATTTGGGAAGGTGGGGCCTAGAGAAGCTGGAACTAAAAGATCTCTCCAGTGTGAAACCTGGGCCAAATCTACGGGATGAAGCCTTATAAAGAGAAATGTGAAATGGCATGCTTAGGTCCGGAGGATGTAGCCTGGTAGGCTGGAAGAGGAGGCTTTAGGTTTTATCACTGGCTGACTATGGGTCACCAGTGGGGTGGGGTTGCCAAAACAGGCTAAGCTAGTTTGAGGATACCTTAACCAGGTAGAGCCAAATCAGAGGATGTGCTCACTTCAGTTGCTCTGCATGGCCCAGACCACACGGAGGGCTTAGGTCAGCCCTGAAAGCCATACTTTTGAGGGGTATGAATCAGAGTTCAGTACAGAAAACAGAAACTCTTCTAGGTATTTTAAGGGATTTATTACATAGACAAAGTGCTCTAAAGTTGTAAGGTCTGGAGTTCAGCCACTCATTTCTACTGCCTTGTCTGTCAACACTGCCAAAAGAGAGGAAGCTGGCCTCAATCTTGCTTCCTTCTTATCCAAGTACATTTGTAGGAACCTAATATGCCTCTAGAATCTTAGCAGCAAGGGAATCTTAGATTTCATCTCTCCAGCCCCTGTAATTATAGGAAGATATACTAGAAGGAGCTGGGAATGGATGGAGTCTGCCATGGGAGATACAGTAATCTGTGTACACAGGGGTGCTGTGAGTACTGGGACTGTGACATGGAGAGACTTAGGTTTGTGGCCAGCACTCGGTCTCAGATCTCCAAGGCTTTGCAGGTCAGAGCAGGTGATGTCTGGTGCTCAGTGCTGGGAAGCCAGGGCTAGTGAAGGAATGGAGGCTGTCTCCCTTCAGAGTTCAGCTCTCTCTGAAAATGGGAAAGGAGGAACTTTATACAGCACCTGGGCCATCCATTAGGGTCAGGTGGAAATGGGTTGTGGATGAGTGTTGGAACAGGTGGTTCCCTCATGTTCAAGCTCTGGGATACTGTCATCGGAGCCGCTTCTGTGGCAAGGACACGTGTAAAGTACATGTCTTCCATACTTTTCATTTGTCTTTGATCCTGGATAGtgaccatttgtggtattttgtctcCCTCCAGCAGAGGTGTGGACAGGAAATCCAGATAACTCTTTTTCTTCTCTAAGCTGCTGTGAAAATCAAGTATGGTACTCTGcatcataaaacaaaattctgatGTGTCTTAGGGAAAAGGCCTCCTAATGTGTTTACGGCTAGAATGTGATTTCCTGAATACCTTCTAGATTCTGGTGGGTTTGACGCTTTAAGGCTTAATTTCCAGGAATGATTGGACCACAGCTTGTGACCGGGCCCCTTTGGACAACCTTGGTCCAAGTGAGGAAGCACCTTGTCTTCAGACACATCAAGAGGGGTGGTACTGGCTGACTGAAAAGCAAACTTCTGTGTATCAGGAGGTTTGTGTCTCCTTAGGAAATGTTCAAAATGGGGCCCTGTTCAATGTGAACATGTCCCATGACAGCActaagcacagtgcctgacatggAGGTGGTCCTGTCAAGTGAGCCATAAACAAACTGTACTTTCTCTCCTGGGCGGGGTGATTAGACAGTAAACATGTAGAATGGAACTGTACTAGGTTTCTTctagctggaaaaatccatttaTTTACCAACACATTCACGGAAGGTACCTTTATCTCATCAATCATCTCCCG
The sequence above is drawn from the Elephas maximus indicus isolate mEleMax1 chromosome 9, mEleMax1 primary haplotype, whole genome shotgun sequence genome and encodes:
- the POLR1E gene encoding DNA-directed RNA polymerase I subunit RPA49, with translation MAAEVLPSARWLYCGEPDGSQRAVLVQFSNGKLQNPGNMHFTLYKNKDSTNPRKRSQRILAAETDRLSYVGNNFGTGALKCNTLCRHFIGVLNKTSGQMEVYDAELFNMHPLFSDESVESELLSQSQTKTYREKMDSCIEAFGTTKQKRALNSRRMNRVGNESLNLAVAKAAENIIDTKGVTALVSDAMQDDLQDGSVYLPPCYADADKPEDVYKFEDLLSPAEYEALKSPSEVFRTVTSEEILKMIEENRHCSFVIEALKSLPSNEESRDRQARCIWFLDTLIKFRAQKVIKRKSALGPGVPHIITTKLLKHFTCLTYNNGSLRNLISDSMKAKITAYVIILALHINDFQVDLTMLQRDLKLSEKRIIEIAKAMRLKISKRTVPVVAGREEEHRLGTLSIPLPPAQTSDHQSKRRRVT